The Sporohalobacter salinus genomic sequence CCTCTCCTTTCTTTGTAGTTATGTTTTAGTGGGTTAAAACTATTATACTCCTAGGAAGGAGAGGGGTTCAAGTTTCATATAACTTAACAGAACTTGAATATAAGTTAGGAGGGAAAATAAATGAAGGCGATTTTAGCATTAGAAGATGGAACCTATTTTGAAGGAAAAGCTTTTGGAGCTACAGGAGAAGTAACAGGAGAGTTAGTTTTTAATACTAGTATGACTGGGTATCAAGAAGTAATAACTGATCCTTCTTATCGGGGTCAAATTGTAACTATGACTTACCCGCTAATTGGGAATTATGGAATTAATGATGAGGATAGCGAATCGGATGAACCACAGGTAAGGGGATTTATAGTAAGAGAGAGCTGTAATTATCCTAGTAATTGGCGCTGTCAAAAAACAGATGAGGAGTTTCTAAAAGAGAATAATGTAATTGGTATTCAGAATATAGATACTCGGGCTTTGACCAAACATATTAGAAACCAAGGTATGATGCAGGCAGTAATTTCGACTGAAGATCTTAATCCAGATAGTCTAATTCAGAAGGCTAAAGAGAGTAGTTTAGGTACTGAATTAGTTCAAAAAGTAACTGTCAACGAATCATATTCATTATCGGCAGCTACTTTTCAGTCCCAGTATCATATTGCTGTTTTAGATTTAGGAGTAAAAAAGAATATTTTGGATTCTTTTAGGCAGTGTGGAGCTGATTTAACGGTTTTGCCAGCTGATACTACTGCTGATCAAATTTTAGAGTTAAATCCAGACGCTCTCTTTATTTCCAATGGTCCTGGGGATCCCAAGGATAACCAAGAGATTATTAAAGAAATAGAGAAGTTGATCGGTAAGTTGCCGCTATTTGGTATCTGTTTTGGGCATCAGATTTTAAGTTTAGCTTTAGGTGCTGATACCTATAAATTAAAATTTGGTCATCGAGGTGCTAATCATCCTGTTAAGGATTTAAGTAATGGACAGGTATATATTACTTCACAAAATCATGGTTATGCTGTAAAGGAAGAGTCATTACCAGAATATATTTTAGTAACTCATAAAAATTTAAATGATGGTACTATTGAAGGGATGAAGCATAGTAATTTGCCGATTTTCTCAGTTCAGTACCATCCAGAAGCAGCTCCAGGCCCTAATGATTCAACTTATTTATTTGATGAGTTTATTGAATTGATAGTAGATTCAGCAGCTTAGGAGGGGATAGAAATGTCGAAAAATGAAGAATTAGAGAAGGTATTAGTAATTGGTTCAGGACCGATTGTTATAGGGCAGGCAGCAGAGTTTGATTATTCAGGAACTCAAGCATGTAAAGCCTTAAAAGAAGAAGGAATTGAGGTTGTATTAGTCAATAGTAATCCAGCAACAATTATGACTGATACTGATATTGCTGACCAAGTTTATGTGGAGCCTATAACTATAGATTTTGTTGAAGAAGTAATTAAAAAAGAAAACCCAGATGGAATTTTACCGACTTTGGGTGGCCAGACTGGTTTGAATTTAGCAGTAGAATTGGCTGAGGCTGGTATTTTAAAAGAAACTGGAATTGAATTGTTAGGTACTTCTCTAGATTCTATTCAACAAGCAGAGGATAGAGATAGATTTAGAGATACTATGAAAGAGATTGGCCAGCCAGTAGCAGAGAGTAAAATTATTGATACATTAGTGGAAGCTAAGGAATTTGTTAGTGAAGTAGGGTTTCCAGTTATTATTCGACCAGCTTACACTATGGGAGGGGCTGGTGGAGGAATTGCTGATAACAATCAAGAGTTAGAAAATATAGTTAGTCGAGGATTAAATAATAGTCCTATAAGCCAAGTTTTAATCGAAAAGAGTATTGCTGGTTGGAAGGAGATTGAATATGAAGTTTTAAGAGATGGGGGAGATAACTGTATTACTATCTGTAATATGGAGAATATAGATCCAGTTGGAATTCATACTGGTGATAGTATTGTAGTTGCTCCTAGCCAGACATTAGCAGATTTGGAATATCAGATGCTTAGGTCAGCTTCTTTAAAGATAATTAAAGAGTTAGAGATCGAAGGTGGTTGTAATGTTCAGTTTGCTCTTAATCCTGATAGCTTAGAATATTATGTTATTGAAGTTAATCCGAGAGTGAGCCGGTCTAGTGCACTAGCCTCTAAAGCAACAGGATATCCTATTGCTAGAGTAGCTGCCAAAATTGCAATTGGACTTCGATTAGATGAAATAGAGAATTCAATTACTAAGGAAACTACTGCTTGTTTCGAACCGGCTTTGGATTATGTAGTTTCTAAAATTCCGCGGTGGCCTTTTGATAAATTCAGTTCTGCTGATAGAGATTTAAAAACTCAGATGAAAGCTACAGGAGAAGTTATGTCTATCGGTAGGAACTTCGAAGAATCAATTATGAAGGCTATTGAGTCATTAGATAGTGATCTTGATTTGATTGCAGCTGATTTTAGTCATTTATCTAAAGAGGAATTGATAACAAAATTAGAGATTCCAACAGATGAACGGTTATTTATTATTATCGAGGCATTACAGCGCGGCTTTGATTTGATGGATATAGTTGAAATGACAGGTATAGATAAATTCTTTATCTTTAAATTGGCTTATTTAGTTGAAAAGGCAGAGGAATTAAAAGAAAAGAATTTAGATGATTTAGAGGTTGATATGCTCAACGAAGTGAAGCGAAATGGTTTTTCTGATTCTTATTTAGCTAAATTGCTTCAAACTTCGGAAGAAAAGATAATAACTAAACGAAAAGAGTTGGGAGTTGAAGCAGTATTTAAGATGGTAGATACTTGTGCAGCAGAGTTTGAAGCGGCTACTCCTTATTATTATTCTACTTATGAACGAGAGGATGAAACTTTTACGTCAGATAAAAAGAGTGTATTGGTAGTTGGCTCTGGGCCTATTAGAATCGGGCAGGGAATTGAGTTTGATTATTGTAGTGTGCATTCAGTTAAAGCACTGTCCGAAGAAGGAATGGAATCTTTAATTATTAATAATAATCCGGAAACAGTAAGTACTGATTATGATACTTCTGATAAGTTATTTTTTGAACCAATAACTGTTGAACATGTATTAAATATTATTGATCGGGAAAATCCTGATGGGGTTATTCTACAGTTTGGCGGTCAGACTTCAGTTAATCTGGCTCAATCCTTAGCTGAGAGAGATGTAGAAGTTTTAGGAACTTCAGTAGAGAGTATGGATTTAGCTGAAGATAGAGATAAATTTACGCAAGTACTTGATGAGTTAAATATTAATTATCCAAAAGGAACAACAGCAACTTCAATAAAAGAAGCATTGGCAATTGCTGATGATTTAGGCTATCCCTTATTGGTAAGGCCTTCTTATGTATTAGGGGGAAGAGCCATGGAAGTCGTTTATAAAAAGCAGGAGTTATTGGAATATATGGAGTTAGCAGTAAAAGTATCACCAGATTATCCAGTATTAATTGATAGATACATATCAGGTAAGGAAGTAGAAATAGATGCTATTGCTGATGGTGATAATGCAGTGATTCCTGGTATTATGGAACATATTGAAAAAGCAGGAGTTCATTCAGGAGACAGCATGGCAGTCTATCCTCCACAGACATTAACAGATCAGCAGATTGATATGATAGTGGAGGATACTATTAAGATAGTGAAACGATTAGAAATGAATGGTTTAGTAAATATTCAATTTGTAGTTGATGAATCAGGTGTCCCCTATGTATTAGAGGTTAATCCTCGAGCTAGTCGGACAATACCAATTTTGAGTAAAGTTACAGGAGTACCTATGGTAAAGTTGGCTACTAAAACAATGCTGGGAAAGAAACTCACAGAGTTGGGATATGATTATGGTCTGATGCCGGATTCAGATCTAATTACAGTTAAGGCACCTGTTTTCTCTTTTGAGAAAATAACGGATTTAGATGTCTTTTTAGGGCCTGAAATGAAATCAACTGGTGAGGTTATGGGGACTGACACTACTTTTTCTAAGGCCTTATATAAGTCATTATTATCAAGAGGACTCAATTTACCTCAAGGTGGAAAAGTATTATTATCAATAGCTGATCGGGATAAAAAGGAAGCAATTAAAGTAGCTGAAGAGTTTGTTGAATTAGGATTTGATTTAGTAGGAACGCCTAATACGGCAGAGGGAATATCAGAAGCAGGAATGGAAATTGAATTTATTCCAAAAGATGATTCAAAAAAAGATGTTTTTGATTTGATTAAGAAGGAAGAAGTTGATTTGGTTGTTAATACGCCAACACGGGGTAAGATAGCTGCTAGAATAGGATTTCAGTTACGTCGAACTGCTGTAGAGTATGGAATACCTTGCTTAACTTCCTTGAGTACGACTAAGGCATTATTAAAGGTATTAAAACAGGACTTGAATAATTTACGAATACTTTCTTTAGATGAATATTTAACTTAGTTAGGATAATGAGTTAATTTAATATTTTAGTCTAGAATAATAAATAAGTGTCAAGCATCGTGCTTGACACTTATTATTTAATTTTTCAATTTTTTTCTTCATTTTTTTTAAAAAAGTTCAAAAAACCTTGAATATTTATTCTTGAGCATGTATAATTATAAAGAAAGAAGCGAGGAGTGATAATTATGAACCATTTATTGACAATTGCTGACTTAACTAATGAAGATTTAGAGCAAATTTTTGACTTGACTGATAGATTAAAAGAAGAGACTAACACTGGAATTGATCATCCAATTTTGGCTGGGCAGACTTTAGGAATGATTTTTCAGAAATCATCAACTAGAACTCGAGTTTCTTTTGAGACAGGTATGTTCCAGTTAGGAGGTCATGCATTATTTTTAAGTTCTAATGATATTCAATTAGGTAGAGGAGAATCAATTAGTGATACAGCCAAGACATTGTCTAGATATGTTGATGGTATTATGATTAGAACTTATGACCACAGTGACGTGGAGGAGTTAGCAGCAGCTGGTTCAATTCCAGTGATTAATGGTTTAACTGATTTATTACATCCATGCCAGGTATTGGCTGACTTATATACTATTCGGGAGAATAAGGGAAGGCTACAAGATAAGAAGCTAACTTATATAGGTGATGGCAATAATATGTCTAATTCTTTATTAATTGGTGCTACTAAAGTAGGAATGGACATTTCATTAGCTATTCCTAAAGGTTATAGACCAGATGAAGATGTAGTTACCAAAGCCAAAATGCAGGCTCAAGAGAGCGGTAGTCAAATTGAGATTCTTGCTGACACTCTTACAGCGGCTGAAGATGCTGATGCTATTTATACTGATGTTTGGGCTAGTATGGGGGATGAGGATGAAGCTGAAGAGAGGAAGAAGGTTTTTAGTGGTTATCAGGTTAATGAAGAAGTAATGGATGTAGCTAAAGATAATGCAATCTTTTTGCATTGTTTACCAGCTTATCGTGGTCAGGAAGTTACTGGAGAAGTAATTGATGGGCCTCAGTCAGTAGTATTTGATGAAGCTGAAAATAGAATGCACGTTCAAAAGGCAGTTATGGTATCTTTAATGGCTGATCAGGCTATAATGGAAGATTTATAGATTTCTTAAGTATAAAAGGTATTTTCTGGGTAAATTATTTAAGGAGGAATTATAATGAATAAAAAAGATATTGACAAAATTGTATTAGCCTATTCAGGAGGATTAGATACTTCGGTTGCAGTTAAGTGGCTGCAGGATAAATATGATGCTGAAGTAATTGCTTTTGCTGCTGATGTAGGACAGAATGAAGATTTAGAGCCAGTTAAAGAGAAGGCTTTAGAAACTGGAGCTATCAAGGCATATGTAGAGGATTTAAAGGAAGAATTTTTAACTGATTATGCATTTGAAGGATTAAAAGCAGGAGCAAAGTATGAAGCCAAGTATCCTTTAGCTACTGCTTATTCCCGACCATTGATTGCTAAAAAGATGATTGAAGTGGCTAAAAAAGAAGGGGCAGATGCTGTAGCTCACGGCTGTACTGGTAAGGGTAATGATCAGGTAAGATTTGATGTTTCTTTTCAGGCTTTAGCACCGGG encodes the following:
- the carA gene encoding glutamine-hydrolyzing carbamoyl-phosphate synthase small subunit — encoded protein: MKAILALEDGTYFEGKAFGATGEVTGELVFNTSMTGYQEVITDPSYRGQIVTMTYPLIGNYGINDEDSESDEPQVRGFIVRESCNYPSNWRCQKTDEEFLKENNVIGIQNIDTRALTKHIRNQGMMQAVISTEDLNPDSLIQKAKESSLGTELVQKVTVNESYSLSAATFQSQYHIAVLDLGVKKNILDSFRQCGADLTVLPADTTADQILELNPDALFISNGPGDPKDNQEIIKEIEKLIGKLPLFGICFGHQILSLALGADTYKLKFGHRGANHPVKDLSNGQVYITSQNHGYAVKEESLPEYILVTHKNLNDGTIEGMKHSNLPIFSVQYHPEAAPGPNDSTYLFDEFIELIVDSAA
- the carB gene encoding carbamoyl-phosphate synthase large subunit, which gives rise to MSKNEELEKVLVIGSGPIVIGQAAEFDYSGTQACKALKEEGIEVVLVNSNPATIMTDTDIADQVYVEPITIDFVEEVIKKENPDGILPTLGGQTGLNLAVELAEAGILKETGIELLGTSLDSIQQAEDRDRFRDTMKEIGQPVAESKIIDTLVEAKEFVSEVGFPVIIRPAYTMGGAGGGIADNNQELENIVSRGLNNSPISQVLIEKSIAGWKEIEYEVLRDGGDNCITICNMENIDPVGIHTGDSIVVAPSQTLADLEYQMLRSASLKIIKELEIEGGCNVQFALNPDSLEYYVIEVNPRVSRSSALASKATGYPIARVAAKIAIGLRLDEIENSITKETTACFEPALDYVVSKIPRWPFDKFSSADRDLKTQMKATGEVMSIGRNFEESIMKAIESLDSDLDLIAADFSHLSKEELITKLEIPTDERLFIIIEALQRGFDLMDIVEMTGIDKFFIFKLAYLVEKAEELKEKNLDDLEVDMLNEVKRNGFSDSYLAKLLQTSEEKIITKRKELGVEAVFKMVDTCAAEFEAATPYYYSTYEREDETFTSDKKSVLVVGSGPIRIGQGIEFDYCSVHSVKALSEEGMESLIINNNPETVSTDYDTSDKLFFEPITVEHVLNIIDRENPDGVILQFGGQTSVNLAQSLAERDVEVLGTSVESMDLAEDRDKFTQVLDELNINYPKGTTATSIKEALAIADDLGYPLLVRPSYVLGGRAMEVVYKKQELLEYMELAVKVSPDYPVLIDRYISGKEVEIDAIADGDNAVIPGIMEHIEKAGVHSGDSMAVYPPQTLTDQQIDMIVEDTIKIVKRLEMNGLVNIQFVVDESGVPYVLEVNPRASRTIPILSKVTGVPMVKLATKTMLGKKLTELGYDYGLMPDSDLITVKAPVFSFEKITDLDVFLGPEMKSTGEVMGTDTTFSKALYKSLLSRGLNLPQGGKVLLSIADRDKKEAIKVAEEFVELGFDLVGTPNTAEGISEAGMEIEFIPKDDSKKDVFDLIKKEEVDLVVNTPTRGKIAARIGFQLRRTAVEYGIPCLTSLSTTKALLKVLKQDLNNLRILSLDEYLT
- the argF gene encoding ornithine carbamoyltransferase, producing the protein MNHLLTIADLTNEDLEQIFDLTDRLKEETNTGIDHPILAGQTLGMIFQKSSTRTRVSFETGMFQLGGHALFLSSNDIQLGRGESISDTAKTLSRYVDGIMIRTYDHSDVEELAAAGSIPVINGLTDLLHPCQVLADLYTIRENKGRLQDKKLTYIGDGNNMSNSLLIGATKVGMDISLAIPKGYRPDEDVVTKAKMQAQESGSQIEILADTLTAAEDADAIYTDVWASMGDEDEAEERKKVFSGYQVNEEVMDVAKDNAIFLHCLPAYRGQEVTGEVIDGPQSVVFDEAENRMHVQKAVMVSLMADQAIMEDL